The Phyllopteryx taeniolatus isolate TA_2022b chromosome 14, UOR_Ptae_1.2, whole genome shotgun sequence genome has a window encoding:
- the ndc1 gene encoding nucleoporin NDC1, with protein MFSAGQSCWFVRKVICWRAAASIAWTALLLPPTTAVFVILSRFSPLHPIQTLSECVSFMGSASGIFSFILLCGVTTMVGFLIFEYYTVIPTVACSKIALLGQLLHPRHVANSLLHCVMGIIVAWCAAVTIGGRYEVLGYPCGLSDGPPQVCLNEYHLILLLAGAFVGFSHTLFGVVHNMNYVSFHTVQQYKYLRFKGSLPLVVRCSATQALYSIRNYIVAYFFLGYIPREWICKMFNLHVTSSSHLLDTIGGLLDLSLLYHLWISTTFLLFTWYIALLLFRIFITEDYSFPVQSSFTEDVHQCLPRVLSDPQPAILKFLALQDLALLSQHSPLRRGEVFSLSQPGGHPHNWNAISKECQSLLTDLTQRLVAYHDSVATNGRAKSLSSGSELKTSSGSSSVSSGVEDLISPRPTSFLVKTPGSVFARTAPSPLTAPFTPPHLDSPFASPGLRRLTAPVDQGSPWHGAVQSPHVMRRAPRLWSTSTDSQSNSSPQLCAAPPPTPKQEAPQPSLLAQFLHNRKEQVKIFLSKRVLIAYLFNKLPEASSEALFADSQAHIWALEGLSYLVQASFSEDHFGVVQTTLPSILSCMLFLQEAVDRHFKLPHASTKPVRTAGSMGELAYKTLRFALRAALKTAIYRITTTFGDHLNAIDMSAEHRKRLQHFLHYKE; from the exons GTGATTTGTTGGAGAGCTGCAGCCAGCATAGCCTGGACCGCATTGCTGTTGCCCCCCACCACAGCAGTTTTTGTCATCCTCAGCAGATTCAGTCCTCTCCACCCCATCCAGACACTATCAG AATGTGTGTCCTTCATGGGAAGCGCCAGCGGCATTTTCTCCTTCATCCTGCTTTGCGGCGTCACCACCATGGTGGGCTTCTTGATCTTTGAGTATTATACAG TCATCCCCACCGTCGCCTGCTCCAAAATCGCCTTGTTGGGTCAGCTGCTGCACCCGCGTCATGTGGCCAACTCCCTGCTCCACTGCGTAATGGGCATCATCGTAGCCTGGTGTGCCGCCGTCACCATCGGGGGGCGCTACGAGGTTCTGGGCTACCCGTGCGGCCTCAGCGACGG TCCCCCTCAGGTGTGTCTGAACGAATACCACCTCATCCTGCTGCTGGCGGGCGCTTTTGTGGGCTTCTCCCACACTCTGTTTGGCGTCGTGCACAACATGAACTATGTGTCGTTCCACACGGTTCAG CAATACAAGTACCTTCGTTTTAAGGGATCCTTGCCGCTGGTGGTAAGGTGCAGCGCCACCCAAGCGCTTTACTCCATCAGGAACTACATTGTCGCCTATTTCTTTTTGG GATACATCCCGAGAGAGTGGATCTGTAAAATGTTTAACCTTCACGTGACCAG TTCTTCCCACCTACTGGACACCATCGGTGGACTACTGGACTTGTCCCTGCTCTACCACCTGTGGATCAGCACCACCTTCCTCCTCTTCACCTGGTACATCGCCCTGCTCCTCTTCAGGATTTTTATcactgag GACTACAGTTTCCCAGTGCAGTCATCTTTCACAGAGGACGTGCACCAGTGTCTTCCCAGAGTTCTGTCTGACCCACAGCCGGCCATATTAAAA TTCCTCGCCCTACAGGACTTGGCACTGCTTTCTCAGCATTCACCGTTACGACGCGGCGAGGTGTTCAGTCTGAGTCAGCCAG GTGGACATCCTCACAACTGGAACGCCATCAGCAAGGAGTGTCAGTCGCTTCTGACCGACCTGACCCAGCGACTGGTGGCGTACCATGACAGCGTGGCCACCAACGGCAGGGCCAAGTCGCTTTCGTCGGGAAGCGAACTGAAGACCTCGTCCGGCTCATCGTCAG TTTCTTCTGGTGTGGAGGATCTGATAAGTCCAAGGCCCACCAGCTTCCTGGTCAAGACGCCAGGGTCGGTCTTTGCCCGGACTGCGCCGAGCCCCCTGACTGCTCCTTTCACCCCGCCACACCTGGACAGCCCTTTCGCCTCGCCCGGTCTGCGGCGTCTCACTGCGCCCGTGGACCAGGGCTCGCCGTGGCACGGCGCCGTGCAAAGCCCCCACGTCATGAGGAGGGCCCCCAGGCTGTGGTCCACCTCCACAG ATTCCCAGTCCAACAGCAGCCCGCAGCTCTGTGCCGCCCCACCGCCCACTCCCAAGCAAGAAGCCCCCCAACCCAGTCTTTTGGCCCAGTTCCTCCATAACAGGAAAGAACAG GTTAAGATCTTCTTGTCCAAGCGTGTGCTGATAGCATATTTGTTCAACAAG CTTCCAGAAGCCTCCAGTGAAGCGCTCTTTGCCGACAGCCAGGCCCACATTTGGGCGTTGGAAG GACTGTCCTACCTGGTTCAAGCCTCCTTCTCAGAGGACCACTTTGGCGTGGTGCAGACGACGTTACCCAGCATCCTTAGCTGTATGCTGTTCCTGCAAGAG GCAGTGGACCGACACTTCAAGCTGCCTCACGCCTCTACTAAACCCGTGAGGACGGCAGGCAGCATGGGCGAGCTGGCCTACAAGACGCTGCGCTTCGCTCTCAGGGCCGCGCTCAAGACAGCCATATATCGAATCACCACCACCTTCGGAGATCACCTGAA TGCCATTGACATGTCCGCAGAGCACCGCAAGAGGTTGCAGCACTTCCTGCACTACAAGGAGTAA